One genomic window of Evansella cellulosilytica DSM 2522 includes the following:
- a CDS encoding amidohydrolase/deacetylase family metallohydrolase, with protein sequence MKVIKNAMLPSGLRRDIVINDGVIEDIVKDYDGHGDVIYVEEGTYVSPGWIDMHTHTFPKFPPYCAHPDEIGYMHGVTTVVDAGSSGADDIDEFYTLAKQCKTNVLAFLNISRIGLKRMDELSRIDDISIDEARKAIDRYEHFIVGLKARMSQSVIGESGIAPLKLGKELSEKTSLPLMVHIGNAPPTLDEMLPYLKKGDIITHCFHAKHQNNIFHEQILDAMLVAIKKGVYLDVGHGTASFSFQIAKVAKRKNLPFHSISTDIYEKNKEEGPVYNMATTLTKFLALGYSLEEVIRAVTEVPAEILKLHRRGRCSPGAIADFTFFSIDDEEIALKDSEGYIQHHREQIKVNAVMLGGEYIEL encoded by the coding sequence ATGAAGGTTATCAAAAACGCGATGCTTCCGAGTGGATTGCGTCGTGACATTGTAATTAACGATGGTGTCATTGAAGACATCGTCAAAGATTACGACGGTCATGGCGATGTGATTTACGTAGAAGAAGGGACGTATGTTTCGCCAGGCTGGATTGATATGCACACACATACTTTTCCAAAGTTTCCGCCATATTGTGCACATCCAGATGAAATCGGTTATATGCACGGTGTAACGACCGTTGTTGATGCAGGATCAAGTGGTGCGGACGATATTGACGAATTTTATACACTTGCAAAGCAATGTAAAACGAATGTGCTAGCTTTTTTAAATATATCTCGAATTGGCCTTAAAAGAATGGATGAACTTAGTCGAATAGACGATATTTCTATCGACGAAGCAAGGAAGGCTATCGATCGATACGAGCATTTTATTGTAGGACTAAAAGCAAGAATGAGTCAAAGCGTAATCGGCGAAAGCGGCATAGCGCCTTTAAAGCTCGGTAAAGAACTATCTGAAAAAACGTCATTACCTTTAATGGTTCATATAGGCAATGCACCGCCAACGTTAGATGAGATGCTACCTTATTTAAAAAAGGGAGATATTATCACTCATTGCTTTCATGCGAAGCATCAAAACAACATTTTTCACGAACAAATATTGGATGCTATGCTTGTGGCAATAAAGAAGGGCGTCTACTTAGATGTTGGGCATGGAACAGCTAGTTTCTCTTTTCAAATCGCAAAAGTGGCAAAGAGGAAGAACTTGCCGTTCCATTCAATAAGTACCGATATATATGAAAAAAATAAAGAGGAAGGTCCAGTTTATAATATGGCCACGACGCTCACAAAATTTTTAGCATTAGGTTATTCGTTAGAGGAAGTGATACGTGCCGTTACGGAAGTTCCTGCCGAAATACTAAAGCTTCATCGGCGAGGAAGATGTTCACCAGGAGCGATTGCTGACTTCACATTTTTTTCCATAGACGATGAGGAAATAGCGTTAAAGGATAGCGAAGGCTATATTCAACATCACCGAGAGCAAATCAAAGTAAATGCAGTCATGTTAGGGGGAGAATATATTGAGCTC
- the nagZ gene encoding beta-N-acetylhexosaminidase: MATVKDKIGQMFVVGFEGKQVTEQMKELIHEYRVGAIILFSRNIGSPEEVLTLTTELQKEAKIARHKHPLLICIDQENGIVRRLGDGTTVFPGAMALGATQKPNHAYDIGVATGRELKALGINWNLAPVLDVNNNPKNPVIGVRSFGESAELVSQFGIAAMKGMQAAEVVTTLKHFPGHGDTDVDSHVALPVITHDLNRLEEIELAPFKACMDANADVVMSAHIHFPEIEKDPQVPATLSKAIITGLLREKLQYDGVVTTDCMEMDAISETIGTERGAVAAIVAGVDLVMISHIANRQIGALKEVSTAVSNGELDMSLIEQAFERVMKLKEKYLSWEDIQLEGEITVPPIIASDKHKKLAEAVYTDSVTIVKNEGILPLNVNGNDKILVVEPEYNNTIVEDKSYESGLLTRLVKKQTSTVDVYHRNSVYQNLKEYKAAIIGVVSPDTRKLPIIQELINNGVPIIIIAMRSPYDIAHLPTGISASIATYEYSATAVDVAVAAIFGTGNAYGKLPVTINV, translated from the coding sequence TTGGCAACTGTAAAAGATAAGATTGGCCAAATGTTTGTCGTTGGATTTGAAGGTAAACAAGTGACTGAACAAATGAAGGAACTCATTCATGAATATCGTGTAGGCGCTATCATTTTATTTAGCCGTAATATAGGTTCTCCAGAAGAAGTACTCACACTTACAACAGAATTGCAAAAAGAAGCTAAGATTGCTAGACATAAGCACCCATTGCTCATATGCATTGATCAAGAAAATGGGATAGTTCGAAGATTAGGGGACGGGACGACAGTTTTTCCGGGTGCGATGGCGCTTGGAGCAACTCAAAAGCCTAACCATGCTTATGACATCGGAGTTGCAACAGGAAGAGAACTAAAAGCGCTAGGGATAAATTGGAACTTAGCCCCGGTTCTCGATGTGAATAATAACCCTAAAAATCCGGTTATCGGTGTGAGGTCTTTTGGAGAATCAGCAGAACTAGTGTCGCAGTTTGGAATAGCCGCAATGAAAGGTATGCAAGCAGCGGAAGTAGTTACTACACTAAAGCACTTTCCAGGGCATGGAGATACAGATGTCGACTCCCATGTTGCGCTACCAGTGATTACACATGACCTAAACAGGCTAGAGGAAATCGAATTAGCTCCTTTTAAAGCGTGTATGGACGCGAATGCGGATGTCGTCATGTCTGCACATATACATTTCCCAGAAATCGAGAAGGATCCACAAGTTCCCGCAACGCTCTCAAAGGCAATCATAACGGGGCTGTTAAGAGAAAAGCTACAATACGATGGTGTTGTGACAACAGATTGTATGGAAATGGACGCCATTAGTGAAACTATCGGAACAGAACGGGGGGCAGTTGCAGCGATTGTTGCTGGTGTTGACTTAGTTATGATTTCTCATATAGCAAATCGGCAAATTGGTGCACTTAAGGAAGTGTCAACAGCAGTCTCGAACGGAGAACTTGATATGTCTCTTATAGAACAAGCTTTTGAGAGAGTAATGAAATTAAAGGAAAAATACTTAAGCTGGGAAGACATTCAGCTAGAGGGAGAAATCACCGTCCCACCTATAATCGCGAGTGATAAACATAAAAAACTTGCTGAAGCTGTATATACAGACAGTGTTACAATAGTAAAAAATGAAGGTATTCTTCCATTAAACGTGAATGGCAATGACAAAATCCTTGTCGTTGAACCAGAGTACAATAATACAATAGTGGAGGATAAAAGCTATGAAAGTGGCTTACTTACTAGACTTGTAAAAAAGCAAACCTCAACGGTTGATGTATATCATCGTAACAGTGTTTATCAAAATCTAAAGGAATACAAAGCTGCTATCATTGGTGTTGTTTCACCAGATACGAGAAAATTACCAATTATTCAAGAGTTAATAAATAATGGCGTTCCTATCATTATTATCGCTATGCGAAGTCCTTACGACATTGCACATTTACCTACAGGCATAAGTGCATCTATTGCAACGTATGAGTATAGTGCAACTGCAGTAGATGTTGCGGTCGCAGCTATTTTTGGAACAGGGAATGCATATGGAAAACTTCCCGTAACGATTAACGTATAG
- a CDS encoding lactonase family protein has product MNKHRYYYIVVGSYGKKEEESIQILLFDTEQMTLSKQIGITGIENPSFLTVNRDGTHLYVLSEVEKGEIIVFQVDWEKREAIESSRCDTNGAHPCHIQLSEDERMLLSANYGGSSIGIYSLSGNGEIALCGGDVYEKDGAIVSKPHMVKAVRSEGSAYAVTDLGKDKLYLYQRVEGKLENRVTIPVPTGAGPRHIEINEEKNMMYVIHEFQSSISAYRFNNAVTSLEKIQEVSTLPEGYGGESFGAHLQLSSNADYLYASNRGHDSIVRFQVDDSGLLKEPSFTPTYGRWPRHFAVLENNEFALIANEHSNDITVLRLNENGQLLEKVELRYTIKNPTCIYVQHV; this is encoded by the coding sequence GTGAATAAACATCGCTACTATTATATCGTAGTAGGATCGTATGGAAAAAAAGAGGAAGAGTCGATCCAAATCCTGCTTTTTGATACAGAACAAATGACTTTATCGAAGCAAATTGGAATCACTGGTATCGAGAATCCATCGTTTTTAACGGTGAATCGAGACGGCACACACCTTTATGTGTTAAGCGAAGTTGAAAAGGGTGAAATCATTGTTTTTCAAGTAGATTGGGAAAAGAGGGAAGCGATTGAATCGAGTCGGTGCGATACGAATGGTGCCCACCCATGCCATATACAGTTAAGTGAAGATGAGCGCATGCTATTATCTGCAAACTACGGTGGAAGTAGTATCGGCATTTACTCTTTATCTGGAAATGGGGAAATAGCTTTATGTGGTGGAGACGTATATGAAAAAGACGGTGCGATAGTTTCAAAGCCACATATGGTCAAAGCAGTTCGTTCAGAGGGCTCAGCTTATGCTGTTACTGATCTTGGTAAGGATAAGTTGTACCTTTATCAACGAGTAGAGGGAAAGCTGGAAAATAGGGTGACTATTCCAGTGCCTACAGGAGCAGGACCACGTCATATCGAAATAAACGAGGAAAAAAATATGATGTACGTTATTCACGAGTTTCAATCCTCTATTAGTGCCTACCGTTTTAACAATGCAGTGACATCGCTTGAAAAGATCCAGGAAGTGAGTACACTACCAGAAGGCTATGGAGGAGAAAGCTTCGGGGCGCATTTACAACTGAGCAGTAACGCGGACTATTTATATGCGTCTAATCGTGGGCATGACAGCATCGTGCGTTTTCAAGTAGACGATAGTGGGTTGCTAAAGGAGCCTAGCTTCACACCAACGTATGGGCGGTGGCCGAGGCACTTTGCAGTTCTTGAAAATAATGAGTTTGCTCTTATTGCAAATGAGCATTCAAACGACATAACCGTATTAAGGTTAAATGAAAATGGGCAACTGCTAGAGAAAGTTGAATTGCGCTATACAATCAAAAATCCAACTTGCATCTATGTCCAACACGTATGA
- a CDS encoding carbohydrate ABC transporter permease, with protein MANKDRNKLTYFERFQENYIRNSRAGRLFVYIILSIWAISTIFPFVWVVMNSFKDSRQIINATFQFPTDPTLQNYINAFNTIDIGRSYMNSFIMSGSVVFFTLFFGGLAAFAISRMKFRLRGFLQTLLIMSLLIPAFATIVPVYRMMIGFDLVNTYWGLIIPQTAGNLPFAILVISGYMATIPRELEEAAVVDGCNRIKMYFRVFLPISLPAFGTVGTFVFLWSYNDLFSSLVFVEHANVRPIVVLLAQVSSQYGTDYGLMTAAITMTVIPIILFYLLAQKTFEKGATSGAVKG; from the coding sequence ATGGCTAACAAAGATCGTAATAAACTAACCTACTTTGAAAGATTCCAAGAAAATTATATACGAAATTCTCGTGCCGGACGATTATTTGTTTATATTATTCTCTCTATTTGGGCCATCTCTACTATTTTTCCCTTTGTTTGGGTAGTGATGAATTCATTTAAAGATTCACGGCAAATTATAAACGCAACGTTTCAATTCCCTACAGATCCCACATTACAAAACTACATTAATGCATTCAATACGATTGATATAGGGCGAAGCTATATGAATAGCTTCATTATGTCAGGATCGGTTGTATTTTTCACTTTATTTTTCGGAGGCTTAGCCGCCTTTGCTATCTCAAGAATGAAGTTTAGGTTAAGAGGATTTCTGCAAACATTATTAATTATGAGCCTTCTTATACCTGCCTTTGCAACGATTGTTCCTGTGTATCGAATGATGATCGGATTCGATTTAGTGAACACTTATTGGGGACTCATTATTCCACAAACAGCTGGAAACCTTCCATTTGCAATATTAGTTATCTCAGGATATATGGCAACAATTCCGCGTGAACTTGAGGAAGCTGCCGTTGTCGATGGATGCAACCGGATAAAAATGTATTTTCGAGTGTTTCTACCAATCTCTCTGCCGGCCTTCGGAACAGTAGGAACTTTTGTATTTTTATGGTCCTATAACGATCTGTTTTCCTCGCTTGTATTTGTAGAACACGCAAATGTGCGACCTATTGTTGTATTACTAGCTCAAGTAAGCTCGCAATACGGTACTGATTATGGACTTATGACTGCAGCGATTACGATGACCGTTATTCCTATTATTCTCTTTTACTTATTAGCACAAAAAACGTTTGAAAAAGGAGCAACATCAGGAGCGGTTAAAGGATAA
- a CDS encoding EAL domain-containing protein, with protein MHVFSKLFKNRKKLKGYDLVYLFQALYDCNSDPAFILTEEGEVKSINRTLQLLLNCSEDAIIGKPLSSLLNERSSDKMSHLIKKTSLIKPQSAHITFINDRNEQLLQCLIYIAPNVVKNKQVGFIGMLSEVYEKKEISAQVKSKRNAIFDLYPHALFSINQSWVIEDVNEAFTSYTHFEGNDVSESYRTFISPEHLEDTYENLNIAFSGEAVQYNTNIINKEGKFIHTHVIFIPYFHEENVIKVFGIMKEISMLKEYEKQIYKIRTSWDYGQHIEKESKEEYELADKEIIDALDQNNMLIEYQPKIVAKTGELAGAEALVRWEHPTLGIIPPNEFIPVAEESGVIFKLEEWVIENICVQMNKWTKSGYDPMPVSINISPQHLCKDNFSNKVEEILKKFQVSPSLIELEISEDALIKDADTVNANIQHLKKQGITVTLDDFGQGVSSLTHLKSLELDHLKIDKSLIDNITTDKENGVIITSLIQMAHGLGVKVIAEGVENEEQLHALVEKNCDQVQGFLFSKPVKTNDFEKILMSKVLQLSSIVKKKREYNKRKYYRLHFPFALLSHMTITEIGGKKVDLGTTEVLLEDLSLGGMRILSQINLPIRNDLLVLIETKLLNNKQQFFGHVVWKHEPVENIYQYGIKFTMLEKKIDLLAPILNELQIEMKKRKYLPNCNCVKVSSIKYMNKLKHFA; from the coding sequence GTGCATGTTTTTTCTAAACTATTCAAAAATAGAAAAAAGCTAAAAGGTTATGATCTAGTCTACCTCTTTCAAGCATTATACGATTGTAATAGTGATCCAGCTTTTATCCTTACTGAAGAGGGTGAGGTAAAAAGTATTAATAGAACATTACAGTTATTATTAAACTGTTCGGAAGATGCGATAATAGGAAAGCCTCTTTCATCATTACTTAATGAGCGTAGTAGTGATAAAATGTCACACTTAATAAAAAAAACCTCCTTAATCAAGCCACAATCTGCACATATTACTTTTATAAATGATCGTAACGAACAATTATTACAATGTTTAATTTATATAGCACCTAATGTTGTAAAAAATAAGCAAGTTGGTTTTATTGGGATGTTAAGTGAGGTGTATGAGAAGAAAGAGATCTCTGCTCAAGTGAAAAGCAAAAGGAATGCAATCTTCGACTTATACCCGCATGCCCTTTTTTCTATTAATCAATCTTGGGTAATAGAAGATGTAAATGAGGCGTTTACATCTTATACACATTTTGAGGGTAATGATGTATCTGAATCATATCGTACATTTATAAGCCCCGAACATTTAGAAGATACATATGAAAATTTAAATATTGCTTTTTCAGGTGAAGCCGTTCAATATAATACGAATATCATAAATAAGGAAGGGAAATTTATTCACACTCATGTCATTTTTATCCCTTATTTTCATGAAGAAAACGTGATAAAAGTTTTTGGAATAATGAAAGAGATTTCTATGTTAAAGGAATATGAGAAACAAATTTATAAGATACGAACGAGCTGGGATTACGGGCAACATATAGAAAAGGAATCAAAGGAAGAGTACGAACTAGCTGATAAAGAGATAATAGATGCATTAGATCAAAACAATATGCTTATCGAATACCAACCGAAAATTGTTGCAAAAACAGGAGAGCTAGCCGGAGCTGAAGCGTTAGTTAGATGGGAACATCCAACGTTAGGCATTATTCCGCCGAATGAGTTTATCCCAGTTGCTGAAGAAAGCGGCGTTATTTTTAAACTGGAGGAATGGGTTATTGAAAACATTTGTGTGCAAATGAACAAATGGACTAAGAGTGGTTATGATCCAATGCCAGTATCTATTAATATTTCTCCACAACATTTATGCAAAGACAACTTTTCAAACAAGGTGGAAGAGATACTGAAAAAGTTTCAAGTTTCACCTAGTTTGATAGAGTTAGAAATAAGTGAAGATGCGCTTATTAAGGATGCTGACACCGTCAATGCGAACATTCAGCATCTGAAGAAACAAGGAATAACAGTGACTCTCGATGATTTTGGACAAGGGGTATCTTCTCTCACACATTTAAAGTCATTGGAGCTAGATCATTTGAAAATTGATAAATCACTCATTGACAATATTACAACAGACAAAGAGAATGGGGTCATTATAACTAGTCTTATCCAAATGGCTCATGGCCTCGGTGTAAAAGTCATTGCAGAAGGAGTGGAGAATGAAGAACAGCTTCATGCACTTGTGGAAAAAAACTGTGACCAAGTTCAAGGCTTTTTGTTTAGTAAGCCCGTGAAAACGAACGATTTTGAAAAAATATTAATGTCAAAAGTGCTGCAGCTTTCATCAATCGTAAAAAAGAAGCGTGAATACAATAAAAGAAAATATTATCGGCTTCACTTTCCATTTGCTTTATTGTCTCATATGACAATTACTGAAATAGGTGGGAAGAAGGTCGACCTCGGAACGACTGAGGTGTTACTCGAGGATTTAAGCTTAGGCGGTATGCGAATATTATCACAAATCAACTTACCTATTAGGAACGACCTTCTCGTTTTAATAGAAACGAAATTACTAAACAATAAACAGCAATTTTTTGGACATGTTGTTTGGAAGCATGAACCAGTAGAAAATATTTATCAATATGGCATCAAGTTTACGATGCTAGAAAAAAAGATTGATTTGCTAGCACCCATTTTAAACGAATTACAAATTGAGATGAAAAAGCGCAAGTATCTTCCTAACTGTAATTGCGTGAAGGTGAGTAGTATTAAGTATATGAACAAATTAAAGCACTTCGCATAA
- a CDS encoding beta-N-acetylhexosaminidase — protein MKISLRGNVSSLLHGIEELQEDYAFTLSDNGYPLAIIQQKNAPLTVSADKEAGKIIYDERAHFFRAFGLFLENLQSSNEFHIEEVPQFTTVGPMFDLSRNAVMKVEAFKGLIRKLAMMGFNSAMLYMEDTYEVKEEPYFGYMRGRYTQTELKELDDYAFFLGIELIPCIQTLAHLEEFLKWDATAHLKDTRGVLLVESEETYSFIEKMIVAASKPFRSRRIHIGMDEAEELGRGIYLNKHGYKKRFDLMVDHLERVMAIVKEKQLEPMLWSDMFIKLASSTGEDHYNLSTAISDYIVEKTPKDVQLMYWDYAHTKKEEYVEMIKKHKAFKSKPAFAGGIWVWNSFGTNYNLSLTASEAALQACKQEGVSDVFVTLWGDDGYENNYYTALLGLQFYAEHAYSRELNREKWKQRVKFCTGINAEAYLLFNELDQITGVIEEKTEQTNPSKFLLWQDVLLGVFDKQIEGIDITSHYASLENKVKRIRNADNEIDFIFDVPEKLCAVLSMKANLGIRLKEAYDRDDKNTLQSIAQSELPELISRVEQLRNAHREQWFRMHKPFGWEVIDIRYGGVVSRLDTASKRIEDYLNGHIAQIEELEQERLRFSNKPTENLGWCSYYYRMATPNVFFHVLPIY, from the coding sequence GTGAAAATATCATTAAGAGGAAACGTCAGCTCACTTCTACATGGTATTGAGGAATTACAGGAGGATTATGCGTTTACGTTAAGCGACAACGGATATCCATTAGCAATTATACAACAAAAGAACGCACCACTTACCGTTTCGGCTGATAAGGAAGCAGGTAAAATTATTTATGATGAGCGCGCGCATTTTTTCCGGGCTTTCGGGCTGTTTCTAGAAAACCTGCAATCCAGTAATGAGTTTCATATTGAGGAGGTACCACAATTTACAACTGTTGGTCCAATGTTTGATTTGTCTAGAAATGCCGTCATGAAGGTAGAGGCTTTTAAGGGATTAATAAGAAAACTGGCTATGATGGGCTTTAATTCAGCCATGTTATATATGGAAGATACGTATGAGGTAAAAGAGGAGCCGTATTTCGGCTATATGAGAGGAAGATATACACAAACAGAGTTGAAGGAGTTAGACGATTATGCTTTTTTCCTTGGTATTGAACTAATTCCGTGTATACAAACGCTAGCTCACTTAGAGGAGTTTTTAAAGTGGGATGCGACAGCTCATTTGAAGGATACGAGAGGTGTATTACTCGTCGAGAGTGAGGAAACGTATTCCTTTATTGAGAAAATGATCGTAGCTGCTTCTAAACCATTTCGTAGTAGACGGATCCATATAGGAATGGATGAAGCTGAAGAACTAGGGAGAGGGATTTACTTAAATAAACATGGCTATAAAAAAAGGTTCGACTTAATGGTCGATCACTTAGAACGCGTCATGGCAATAGTGAAAGAAAAACAGCTTGAACCGATGCTATGGAGCGATATGTTTATTAAGTTAGCCTCTTCTACAGGAGAGGATCATTACAATTTATCAACGGCTATTTCGGATTACATCGTCGAAAAAACGCCAAAAGATGTCCAGCTAATGTATTGGGACTATGCCCATACGAAGAAGGAAGAATATGTTGAAATGATTAAAAAGCATAAGGCGTTTAAAAGCAAGCCAGCATTTGCAGGTGGAATATGGGTGTGGAATAGCTTTGGAACGAATTACAACCTCTCATTAACTGCTAGTGAAGCAGCACTTCAAGCTTGTAAACAAGAAGGAGTCTCCGATGTATTTGTCACATTATGGGGAGACGACGGCTATGAAAATAATTATTATACAGCTCTACTAGGTTTACAGTTTTATGCGGAGCACGCATATAGTAGAGAGTTAAATAGAGAGAAATGGAAGCAAAGGGTGAAATTTTGTACTGGCATAAATGCCGAGGCGTATTTATTATTCAATGAGCTAGATCAAATAACTGGTGTGATAGAGGAAAAGACAGAGCAGACAAATCCGTCTAAGTTTTTATTGTGGCAGGATGTTCTTCTCGGTGTTTTCGATAAGCAGATTGAAGGTATCGATATAACAAGTCACTATGCTTCATTGGAGAATAAGGTGAAACGGATTAGAAATGCTGACAACGAGATAGATTTTATTTTTGATGTGCCAGAAAAATTATGTGCTGTTCTATCGATGAAAGCCAACTTAGGCATTAGGCTGAAGGAAGCCTATGATCGTGATGATAAAAACACCTTACAATCAATAGCACAATCAGAGCTACCTGAGCTGATTAGTCGTGTAGAGCAGCTACGAAATGCCCATAGAGAACAGTGGTTTCGCATGCATAAACCGTTCGGTTGGGAAGTCATTGATATTCGCTACGGAGGGGTAGTATCGAGGTTAGATACTGCTAGTAAGCGGATCGAAGATTATCTCAATGGTCACATTGCGCAAATAGAGGAGCTAGAACAGGAGCGTCTCCGTTTCAGTAACAAGCCAACAGAAAACTTAGGTTGGTGCAGCTATTATTATCGAATGGCAACTCCAAATGTATTTTTCCACGTACTACCAATCTATTAA
- a CDS encoding carbohydrate ABC transporter permease — translation MKGDKLYAFLFLTPAFLITSIFLFYPFFDNVRQSFYRTDGFFNSTFIGFDNYVRLFNDEIAIGATLNSLELMAYVAIFQVGIALILAVMVDSIRHGVRFFRTTFFFPVVISGAAIGLLFTLIYNYHSGLLNEILVRFGFERVLWLTEQSALYMVAIPTVWSYVGFYFIIILTAISKIPNDYYEAARLDGITGIQRLIKITIPLIVGDLKTCLILAITGALKIFELVYIITRGGPARSSEVLGTYMYQKAFEDMAIGYGATLAVLMVVIGLTLAFITNKLLKREEVTY, via the coding sequence ATGAAAGGTGATAAATTATATGCGTTCCTTTTCCTCACACCAGCATTTTTAATCACGAGTATTTTTTTATTTTATCCGTTTTTTGATAACGTCCGGCAAAGTTTTTATAGAACAGATGGATTTTTTAATTCGACCTTTATCGGCTTTGATAACTATGTAAGGCTATTTAACGATGAAATAGCGATAGGGGCAACGTTAAACTCACTTGAGTTAATGGCGTACGTCGCTATTTTTCAAGTTGGTATTGCGCTTATTTTAGCAGTGATGGTTGACTCTATTAGACACGGCGTGCGCTTTTTTAGAACGACTTTTTTCTTCCCTGTAGTCATTTCAGGTGCAGCAATCGGTCTTTTGTTCACGTTAATTTACAACTATCACAGCGGGTTGTTAAATGAAATATTAGTGCGCTTTGGCTTTGAGAGAGTGTTATGGTTAACCGAGCAATCTGCTCTTTACATGGTGGCCATTCCTACAGTATGGAGCTATGTTGGCTTTTATTTCATCATTATTTTGACCGCAATTTCTAAAATCCCTAACGATTACTATGAAGCAGCGAGGCTCGATGGGATTACGGGCATTCAGAGATTAATTAAAATAACGATTCCGCTTATTGTCGGTGATTTAAAAACGTGCTTAATTTTGGCCATAACTGGTGCTCTTAAAATATTTGAACTCGTCTATATTATTACTCGTGGTGGGCCAGCAAGGTCTTCGGAAGTGTTAGGAACGTACATGTATCAAAAGGCATTTGAGGATATGGCAATAGGTTATGGTGCGACGTTGGCGGTGCTGATGGTTGTAATCGGCCTAACTTTAGCTTTTATAACGAATAAATTATTGAAAAGGGAAGAAGTGACGTATTAA
- a CDS encoding ABC transporter substrate-binding protein: protein MNSFKVTLRLVFMALVLLLLITACGQDDEVDSNADNDGTTETDDGDGDSDDSDDSGDEAAAQDPVELKVVTTMAGTDPAGEVFEAVLEEYMEANPHVTFVNESQSADAGTIRTKINTDFTSNNEPDIMFYFNTIDAHGIIENGLVVDLEEAEGIDLSGYNEMLEQQRHTDGNIYAAPQTGFYEALFVNTRLFEEHGIELPTTWELYEEAIEKFAETDVIPVAVSTEDSYYVVEHYVLAAGGIENYRAELADENAAWAEGLDMIAKHAEMGAFPVDAATIDLGMATNLFREEKAAMLFEGSWAWGGHPEEIAEDIAVLPMPVYGDGGQTGDLVGGSSQGWFISTKAYEDDSKRDTVVDFFNFITSEEILLRIAGATGQIPAKGQLTDLPDHIAAGHALVANATAVEMPINDRILPEAFTHIRTSVPSVVNGSKTGAEVIAEAAAME, encoded by the coding sequence ATGAATAGCTTTAAGGTAACATTACGGTTGGTGTTTATGGCATTGGTTTTACTTCTACTAATTACAGCGTGTGGGCAAGACGATGAAGTTGATTCAAATGCAGATAATGACGGTACGACAGAAACAGATGATGGGGATGGCGACAGCGATGACAGTGATGATAGTGGTGATGAGGCAGCGGCACAAGATCCAGTTGAACTGAAAGTTGTTACGACAATGGCTGGTACTGACCCTGCTGGTGAAGTATTTGAAGCAGTATTGGAAGAATACATGGAAGCTAATCCACATGTCACATTTGTTAATGAATCCCAATCAGCAGATGCTGGAACGATTCGTACGAAAATTAATACGGACTTCACTTCTAACAATGAACCAGACATTATGTTTTACTTCAACACGATAGATGCACATGGGATTATTGAGAACGGACTTGTAGTAGATTTAGAGGAAGCAGAAGGCATTGATTTGTCAGGCTACAATGAAATGCTAGAGCAGCAGAGACATACGGACGGCAATATATATGCTGCACCTCAAACAGGTTTTTACGAGGCTTTATTTGTAAACACGAGATTGTTTGAAGAACATGGCATTGAACTTCCTACAACGTGGGAGCTTTATGAAGAGGCAATAGAGAAGTTTGCAGAAACGGATGTTATACCTGTAGCAGTATCAACAGAGGACTCTTACTATGTTGTGGAGCACTACGTTTTAGCAGCTGGTGGTATAGAAAACTATCGTGCTGAATTAGCAGATGAAAATGCAGCGTGGGCGGAAGGGTTAGATATGATAGCTAAACACGCAGAAATGGGAGCGTTTCCAGTAGATGCTGCGACGATTGATTTAGGTATGGCAACAAACTTATTCCGTGAAGAAAAAGCAGCAATGCTCTTTGAAGGTTCTTGGGCTTGGGGTGGACATCCAGAGGAAATTGCTGAGGACATTGCAGTGCTTCCAATGCCAGTATATGGAGACGGTGGCCAAACTGGTGACTTAGTTGGTGGATCTTCTCAAGGTTGGTTTATTAGTACGAAAGCTTACGAGGATGATAGTAAGAGAGATACAGTAGTAGATTTCTTTAACTTCATTACATCAGAAGAAATATTGCTACGCATTGCAGGCGCGACTGGTCAAATCCCTGCAAAAGGACAATTAACAGATTTACCTGATCACATTGCAGCAGGTCATGCTTTAGTGGCTAATGCAACAGCAGTAGAGATGCCTATCAATGACAGAATTCTACCTGAAGCATTCACACATATTCGCACAAGCGTACCTTCCGTCGTTAACGGTTCGAAAACTGGTGCGGAAGTAATAGCAGAAGCAGCAGCGATGGAGTGA